CTTATAAATTGAGGAAAAAAAAAAACAAAAAAAACAGAGTTGGACAGATGTAATTGGTTGTGATGAAAGTCTTATGACAGACAGGTCACAAAACTAACATCTCTCAAATCTACACTCATTTTTCAAATCTCGGCCCGCTCTGCCTTCCTCTGCCACACTCCCCCACTCTCCACCATCTTCTTACAACCTGCGTACGATCGGACGGTGCTAGCGATACAGCGATGGGCCCACCGCCGAAGACCGCCGGCCGAACGATTTCGCAGCAGGCCTTCGACGAGGTCGTCAAGGAGAACATCGACGATCTCGGAATGGACCCCGCCGAGGCCCTCCAAGACGCCATCGAAACCCTAACTCTTCAGGCCGTCGATCTCTCTGGTCTGCTCCTCTTTCCCTATTCCCCCAATTCGATTTGATCTTGTTTCCCGCTTAAATTTTAGAAACACGTTGCCAATTACTTAGAACTGATCTGGTAGTAACAATAACAGCTCCGGCATAGTAATTTTGGAAAGTAAATGTAACTTTTTAACTACTGATTTCATTTGCATTAGGTAAATTTGTGGTGGTTGTGTTTATACAGGGATTGTCACTTGTGTGCCAGGAGAGGGTGGTGTGAACCCTGTGATTCAGTGTTTGGATAGACTGAAGGAGTTGAATTCTGTTGATAACAGTCAAAATGGTGACGAGATAGTTAAGTTACTTGATGAACTTACAGAGCTCTGTAACTCTGAAGGTTCTGGAAACTCTGCAATAGCCTCTAGAAACGGAGCGGTAGAATTGGTTTGTTTGATATGTTCTAAGCTTTCGACCGGGTGCCAGGGCGCTCTTGTTTCAGCTTTGAAGGCCATGGCTTTATTACTTGATGGTATGATGGGTACCTTAGCTTGATTGTATAGTTTCTTGTGAAGTTATCTTTAGGCATTGTGTTTGTTGTTTGTGACTTCTGCAGTTTTGTTGGTTTTTAGATTTGCAAAGTAGAGAGGCATTTAGAGCAAGTGGCGGACCAAAGCTTGTGGTGGGTATTATAACCGATGGATTTGAGAATATAGACTTATTGAGCAGTGGCTTTTCTGTCATTGCTGCTGCTGCAACGGGTAATGAGGTTATAAAAGAGTCTTTTATGGAGTTGAAGACTGATGAGCTTATTCTGCGAGTACTTAGTGTAAAAAGTGAAGGCAGCGTTGATAGTTTATATGATGCCATACGGATTCTTTTAACACCTGATGACACTCGTGTTTTGGCTTCCCAAGTAAGTCAAGAATTCTTGCATATGCCCATCTCTTATCTAAGATAAAAAGTGTACATGAAGTAATCAATAATTCAAACATGAGTACCTAACAACTATGCGGGTAACTTTTTAACTTCATGTTTAAATGCTTATATGTTACAAATATTCATATTATGAACTCAAACTTTCAGGTTTATGGTTATGCACGGAAATTTGCCAAAATAGGAATTGCAGGAGCTCTGGTTGACTCCATACGTATGGGGCTAAGCTCACCTAGTCTTGTTTCAGGCAGCATTGCTTTGAAAGCTGTTGCTGTTAATGTAAGAACTCTGTACTCTGTTCAAATGTCATCTGATGTGTATGTTTTAGCAAAACTCATGGGGCATTTATATATTCAACAACATCTTTAGACAACACTATTCAAGTTATTTTCTGTATATGTTGATTTGTGTTCTTGCTCATATGGTCACTATCCTGTTACAAAAGATTTCCAAGTAGCCTATGTTCTTAGTATTATTGATGCTGATCCTACCTTTTGATATCTAGTAACAAGCGTCCATCATGATTTGTATTCTGAGATCCGCAATTTTCTCTGGTATTGTCTTATGAAGTCAGTACTATGTTATACAGATACGTATAAGTTGGGAAAATGGCTTTTAATGAGCATGATTTACGTGACTCTATTCTTCCAAGGAGTATCTACTCTAAGTGGCATGCCATAACTCAGATTAGAGTAGGCCAGTATATTATGGGTCTCAATCGTTTAACTAATACATCTTGCCAACACTTCTTCTGAACTTTGTTAACTGAATAACTTGGTCTAACTTCTGTCCACAAAATTATGTCATAATAAGTCATGTAAATAGAAATGTTTTATTATGATTACTATTCTTGTTCTGCAAGTAAGTCTCAATGTGATAACATTTTGACGAATAATGGTGGGGTGGAATTATAGCAGTATGGTCTAACTCTTAACAAAGACTTTCATTCAATGGTTCCAACTTAGGTTTCTAATCCTATTAATTACAAATTTGGTTATATTGTACACCAAATATTATCTTTTCTGGATTTTTACAGTTGGACTTTCTTTTTTCACAGGATGAAATATGTACAACCATTTCTGAAAATGGTGGTATTGATGCAGTTCTTGTTTGTATTGATGATAGTAGTGAACAAGGCAATAAAACTGTTGCTAAAGTTTGTTGTTCATTGCTTTCCAAGGTATAAGCTGTATCATATCCTTATTACATATTGTTTTGTATAAATCTATAAGACACCATGAAATTTATGTGCTATAGAATTTCAAACTTTATTGCTTATGTATAATATGAAAAAAAATAATTGAAATCCAACAGCTCTTACCTACATTCTTTAGTAGTCATTTATTTCTTTAACTCCTTGAGTTCAAGGTAAAAAATAAAAGTGATTAATCCAAAAAAAACCTGTTTAGAAAGATTTAAGGTTTAGGATTCTTGGACTCTAGGATTTTCT
The window above is part of the Fragaria vesca subsp. vesca linkage group LG2, FraVesHawaii_1.0, whole genome shotgun sequence genome. Proteins encoded here:
- the LOC101311651 gene encoding armadillo repeat-containing protein 6-like, which gives rise to MGPPPKTAGRTISQQAFDEVVKENIDDLGMDPAEALQDAIETLTLQAVDLSGIVTCVPGEGGVNPVIQCLDRLKELNSVDNSQNGDEIVKLLDELTELCNSEGSGNSAIASRNGAVELVCLICSKLSTGCQGALVSALKAMALLLDDLQSREAFRASGGPKLVVGIITDGFENIDLLSSGFSVIAAAATGNEVIKESFMELKTDELILRVLSVKSEGSVDSLYDAIRILLTPDDTRVLASQVYGYARKFAKIGIAGALVDSIRMGLSSPSLVSGSIALKAVAVNDEICTTISENGGIDAVLVCIDDSSEQGNKTVAKVCCSLLSKLAGSDINKKAIVEKGVDRLIKLSGRFSDDPSVLQEIMSLISVLSLRSPENAARAIEAGAGELAIQAMQNFPAAQLLQRNCCLMIRNLVVRNSENRTILLNSGVEKCIRKAKQTHPSCKEAATDALRDLGLDDYNL